TCTCCCGCTCTCCCGCTCTCCCGCTCTCCCGCTCTCCCGCTCTGCTGGTGTTCCAGGACTAGCTTTAATCCGAGTGCGACGGGGATCGCCGTACTTGCGTTTAAGCGATCGCAAATCCTTTTTGAGAGTTTTGAGGAACTCGCTGCGATCGCTCAACAACCTCTCCAGCTGACTAATCCGATTTGTCAATTCGTCAAACTCTGTCTGCAACTGCTGTCTTTCCAAACCAGTCAGACGTCGCAGCGGCATTGCCAAAATAGCATCAGATTGGCTAGAGCTAAAATTAAACTGACTCTGGAACGTTAGTTTTGCCGTACTCCCATCTGGCGCATTCCTGAGAACTTCAATCACCGCATCCAACTGCTCCAGCGCCCCCATCAACCCTTCCACCAAGTGCAGGCGTTTCTGAGCTTGCGATCGTTCGTAGTTATATTGCCTAGTGAGAGTTTCTTCTCGGAAGCGCAAGAACTCCTGCAATAACTGCCTCAGAGTCAGCTGGCGCGGCTGTCCATCCACCAGCGCTAGCATATTCGCCCCGAAGTTACTGCACAGAGCAGTTTGCTTGTAGAGATGGTCTAAAACCTCTTTGTGGTTGGCATCTCGTTTGATTTCAATTACTACGCGCATCCCTTCGCGATCGCTCTCATCCCGGATATCCGCAATCCCTTCAATTTTTCCATGATTGACCAATTCAGCGATCTTTTCAATCCAGCCCGCCTTATTTACCTGGAAAGGCAACTCTGTAATTACGATCGCCGTCCGGTTTTGAACCTTCGATTTAGAAGATGATCGACGGCTGATTTCCTCAATCTTAACAACTCCCCGCACAGCAATACTGCCCTTGCTGGTGGTATAAGCTTCTCGAATTCCCTCCCTTCCCACGATTTCGCCGCCAGTGGGGAAATCAGGCCCCGGAATCAAATCTAGCAACTTATCTTCTGGCAAATCAGGATTATCAATGAGGGCAATCAAACCATCCACCACTTCCCCCAAGTTGTGCGGCGGTACATTCGTTGCCATTCCCACAGCAATCCCAGCGCAACCGTTGAGTAATAAAATTGGCAGCTGAGCGGGCAATACAACTGGTTCGGCTTGAGAATTATCAAAATTGGGGGTAAAGTCAACCGTAGCCTCCCCAATTTCGCTCAGCAACGCCTCGTGGCCAATGGGCGCGAGGCGCGTTTCCGTGTAACGCATCGCTGCCGGTGGGTCGTTATCTACCGAACCAAAATTGCCGTGACCGCCGAGTAAGGGATATCGACAGGAAAAATCCTGCACCATCCGCACTAGAGCGTCATAAACCGCCTGGTCGCCGTGGGGGTGATATTTCCCCAGGACATCCCCGACCACGCGGGCACACTTGCGGTAGGGGCGGTCTGGCACCAGCCCTAATTCGTGCATCGCATACAATATGCGGCGGTGAACGGGCTTTAAGCCATCGCGAACATCGGGTAATGCCCTCCCAACTATGACACTCATGGCATATTCAAGATATGACCGTTGCATCTCCGTATGCAGGGCAGTGGTAATGACCTGTCCTGTTGAGAGAAGGTTCAGTTGTTTTGCCATGAGTCCGGATTCCTTACTTATGAGTGCAAAAAAATTAGGGGCTAGGGGAAGAGGGGCTAGGGGCTAGGGGGAAGAGGCTAGGGGGAACAGGGAAGAGAGAAGAGGGAAGGGGGAAGAATAAGTTAATAACTTATAACTTTCAACCGTCCCTAGCCCCTAGCCCCTAGCCCCTAGCCCCTTCTTCCATTTTCACAGTAGTATCAAACGGCAGGAGCCTAGACTGCCTTATTCTGAATCAAGCGAACAGGAAAAAGTTATGAGAACCGTTCTGATTGTGGAAGACGACCCGATTAATTTGCGCGTTTTCTCGAAAATTCTGACCAAGCGAGGCGGTTTGGCGGTCAAGGGAACTGAAGATGTGGAAGAGGTGATGCAAATTGCCCAGTCTGGTAAAGCAGACATTATTTTGATGGATGTTTCCCTGCAACACAGCGTCTACCAGGGTAAGGCGGTAGACGGCATCAAGATCGCGCAGATGCTCAAGTCTGACCCCCAAACTGCCAATCTTCCCATTATCCTGGTCACGGCTCACGCGATGGAGGGCGATCGCGAAAACTTTCTCAAGCAAAGTGGTGCCGATGGCTACATTTCTAAGCCAGTGGTCGATCACCAACAGTTCGTGGATCAGATTATGGCACTGCTGCCAAAAGATTAAAAACATAGATACATCCCATTTGCTGTCTTCAGGAGCCTGTCTCGGTTGCAGCACTCTGTGATTACCATTTTTGTTTTGTCTTGGAGTCGTTGCTACCAGGCTTCCTGAGCCAGTGTAATTAGTCGCCTTTTCCGATTTTGGATGCACTTGATGTAAAGATGCAAGGATTTTACTCCTCAAGATTCTGGAACAGAGCTGTGACTCCAAGGCTCTGGATTCTATTTTTAGCCAAAATCAGACACCAACTGAGGGTTTCGATCGCTCCAAACTCCTCTTGAGTACATATGTACTATATTTAGGTGGCGGTAGCAAGCCCGCAGCGGAAGACAGACGAGAGGGGACAAGTGGGAGATTAGAAAAGAGGGTCGTGAAGATGAACGTAAATTATAGCTAGGGACTAGGGACTAGGGACTAGGGACTAGGGTAAGAAAAGTTTATTATCAAGGGTTTGGTGGAATTAAGAATGCCCTAACCGATGAGAGCGGTTGCTATATTATAACGATCTCCCGCGCTAAAACCCACCGCCTTTAGGCGGTGGGTTTTAGCGCGGCCAGCACCTAATGGTGCCGTCAAGATTAAAAGCGAAACCCTTGCGTTTTATGAAATTAGTGTTACTATAACACCCATGATTAGCAGGTCGATAAATCATGTTTGTTTACGAGTTTAAATGTCTGGGGACTACTAGGCAATATCAAGCAGTAGATGAAGCTATCCGCACCTCTCAATTCATCCGAAATAAGTGTTTAAGATACTGGATGGATAATCGTATGGTGAATGGATACGACTTAAATAAGTATACTGCGAGGTTGGCCAAAGAATTCCCTTTTGCAGATCAACTCAACTCGACAGCTAGACAAGCTTCTGCGGAGCGGTGTTGGTCAGGAATTACTAGATTCTTTGAGAACTGCAAAAATAAAATAGCAGGAAAAAAAGGATTCCCCAGATTCAAGAAACATCAACGTTCTGTAGAATACAATAAGTCTGGATGGTCACTATCTGAAGATAAAAAGTTCATCACTTTCACCGACAAGAACAAGATTGGCAAGCTCAAGTTTGTCGGTACTCGCGATTTACACTTCTACCAAAAAACCGAGATTCAGCGAGTTAGATTAATCAAGCGTGCTGATGGCTATTACTGTCAGTTTGTGATTAGCTCAAACCTAGCAACTGAAGAGGATCAGCCCACGGGAAAGTGCATCGGTATAGATATGGGATTAGCTCATTTCTACACCGATAGCAACGGTGAAAAGGCGGAAAATCCTCGTCACCTTAGAAAGTCAGAGAAAAGATTAAAATATCTTCAGTGTCGAGTTTATAAGAAGGTAAAAGGCTCCAAGAATAAAAAGAAAGCGATTAACCAATTAGGTAGAAAACATCTAAAAGTCTCCCGCCAGCGTAAAGACTTTGCGGTGAAATTGGCAAGGTGCGTAATGAAATCTAATGATTTTGTGGCTTACGAAGACTTGAAGATTAAAAACATGGTAAAAAATCACAGTTTAGCTAAATCAATCAGTGATGTATCTTGGGGGATATTCAAGGAGTGGTTACAATACTATGCCTTAAAGTTTGGTAAGGTAGTTGTAGCGGTTTCACCTCACTACACATCCCAAGAATGTTCAAATTGTGGCGCAATAGTGAAGAAAACCCTATCAGTCCGTACCCATATTTGTAAATGTGGGTGTATTTTAGACAGGGACGAAAATGCTGCCATTAACATTCTGATGAAAGCTCTGAAACTGATGGGGTATATAACAAATACGGTAGGGCATACCGAAATTAACGCTTGGGGAGAGAAGACCCTCTACTTGGATCTGGAAACAGTCCTTAAGCAAGGTCGCTCAATGAACCAAGAATCCCACCGCCTTTAGGGGTGGGAGTGTCAAGAAGAACAACTGTCGATTGTCCCGCAATTTTCGCTAAATTGCTAAAAATTCGATTAAAGTTCTCAGAAATATTTAAAGAAACTGTTAAAAACTAAAAATTAGGAACTTAACTGTGACAAAGAAAATATCAAATGGGAATTTTAAACAATAACATTAAATTTGACGCTGCCATCCGAGGTAGCAGCAGCTGGATAAAAACAACAGGTAAGCACCCAAGCGAGAGATGTTGAAGTCGTCTTTGCCGTCAAACAAGGCAGAAATTGCGTTTCACACAAGATGGTAGGTAAAGTTAATGACCCTAGAAATCCGACACGAGCCGGGGAACGGCTACCCCACAGGACAGTCTGAGCCTTCCCTCGGTAGGGAACACAATAAACGATCGCTCATGCGCCTCCAGCCAACCCTAACGACCCTGGAAACTTGGGGGTTCGGCCTTACGGGTCCTCTGATATGGATTAGCGCTGCACCCGCCATACACGCCGCTCTTGGGCCTCAAGCTATCTTCGTCTGGTTGCCAGCAACAATTGTGGGG
Above is a window of Argonema galeatum A003/A1 DNA encoding:
- a CDS encoding DNA gyrase/topoisomerase IV subunit A, producing the protein MAKQLNLLSTGQVITTALHTEMQRSYLEYAMSVIVGRALPDVRDGLKPVHRRILYAMHELGLVPDRPYRKCARVVGDVLGKYHPHGDQAVYDALVRMVQDFSCRYPLLGGHGNFGSVDNDPPAAMRYTETRLAPIGHEALLSEIGEATVDFTPNFDNSQAEPVVLPAQLPILLLNGCAGIAVGMATNVPPHNLGEVVDGLIALIDNPDLPEDKLLDLIPGPDFPTGGEIVGREGIREAYTTSKGSIAVRGVVKIEEISRRSSSKSKVQNRTAIVITELPFQVNKAGWIEKIAELVNHGKIEGIADIRDESDREGMRVVIEIKRDANHKEVLDHLYKQTALCSNFGANMLALVDGQPRQLTLRQLLQEFLRFREETLTRQYNYERSQAQKRLHLVEGLMGALEQLDAVIEVLRNAPDGSTAKLTFQSQFNFSSSQSDAILAMPLRRLTGLERQQLQTEFDELTNRISQLERLLSDRSEFLKTLKKDLRSLKRKYGDPRRTRIKASPGTPAERESGRAGERESGRAGEREKKEKSKTQKAETQQPSLFTSPPPEEAIVEFTHKGYVRRLSKNGNKSASLKPNDDFVVKTQTTTTETDLVVVTSSGKAYPVKIGDIPPTSGASKGTPLVTLLPGAKETPETLATHFMLPDALEKGSLVLFTQQGRIKRLALLEFANLTRRGVTLMKLKDDDQLLYAHLIAAKEEVILATSGGRLLRLQVNDDQLPMMGRTAQGLQALRLRRSELVVGACTTLPNQSLLLVSQLGYVKRLPVSAMPLSQLGNIGTQALQFTSKSDALAAMVVAAPKAEAIVVTNTQRVVRIAADGMKFWGKDGTGDRIVQLKPEEKVINVVIA
- a CDS encoding RNA-guided endonuclease InsQ/TnpB family protein yields the protein MFVYEFKCLGTTRQYQAVDEAIRTSQFIRNKCLRYWMDNRMVNGYDLNKYTARLAKEFPFADQLNSTARQASAERCWSGITRFFENCKNKIAGKKGFPRFKKHQRSVEYNKSGWSLSEDKKFITFTDKNKIGKLKFVGTRDLHFYQKTEIQRVRLIKRADGYYCQFVISSNLATEEDQPTGKCIGIDMGLAHFYTDSNGEKAENPRHLRKSEKRLKYLQCRVYKKVKGSKNKKKAINQLGRKHLKVSRQRKDFAVKLARCVMKSNDFVAYEDLKIKNMVKNHSLAKSISDVSWGIFKEWLQYYALKFGKVVVAVSPHYTSQECSNCGAIVKKTLSVRTHICKCGCILDRDENAAINILMKALKLMGYITNTVGHTEINAWGEKTLYLDLETVLKQGRSMNQESHRL
- a CDS encoding response regulator, with product MRTVLIVEDDPINLRVFSKILTKRGGLAVKGTEDVEEVMQIAQSGKADIILMDVSLQHSVYQGKAVDGIKIAQMLKSDPQTANLPIILVTAHAMEGDRENFLKQSGADGYISKPVVDHQQFVDQIMALLPKD